GTTAGGTGTGAGCGGCGCGGCGCTGAGCGGGGCGACATCGGGAATACCCTGGATGCCGGTGTGATAGAGCATCAAGGGCTGGGTCTCGCGTTGCACAATCTGCCCCAGGGAATTGCGGAATACCGATTCCACGGTTGCGCCGGTCATGGTTTTGCTGCCGACGTTAGTGATCCTGCCGTCCAGGTAGGTCACGCTCACGCCGACGAAGTTCGCCGCCGTGCTGAGCTTCAAATCGGACACGCGCAGGTACTCGGAGTAGGGATCGAGAGTTGCCGGCCCCGGCTGCTTTACGGGGCGGCCAAGAATCATGATCGCCGCCAGAGCGACTACGATCACCACCGCCCCGATCGCGAGCGGCAGCCATCGCCGTCCTGCTTCCTCCACGGGTGGCTGCGAGAACACCCCGCCTGTGCTCATAGGCCGAGGATTGTCGCTTGCCCACGGCTGGAAAAGCAACCGCGGCTTCGATTCCATAAGTGGAGGCGTGGTTGTCTTCGGGACGTGGTGCTCACAGAATCCATGCCGCACACCACCGCGCTGACATACAATAAGAACAACGGAGATTCCCTCGATGCGGCCACCGAAAGACGCGTATGGACGCCCCCAGCCGGGCGGTTCGCGGCAAAAACCAGCTTACGAGTCGCCGTTTTCACCGCGGCCGGCTTACGGTCAACCCACTACCCCGCCAAAACAGCAAAAGCACGCGCCCGCACAGCAGACCGGGAACGTTAAAGGCGATGTCATCTGGGCGCTGCGCAACGCGGGCGGCGGCATGTCCATTCACGATATCGTCACCAAGATCACGACCGCCGGAAAGCCTCGTTACGCCGAAACCAAAGTGCAAAACATTCTCGAGATACTGGTCCGCGACGGTAAGGTGAAGCAAGGCGAAGAGACGGGACGCGTCACCTATAAGTGGGCGGTGGAAGCGATCTGAAGAAGGTTTCGGAGGTTGCGGAGTTTCAAGCGGTTTCGAGTTTCACGTTTCAAGTTTCGCGTTATCTTGGTTCGCCTGAAACCCAAGATCTAGGCACCCTCCGAGCATTCGAAACCACCGAATCCGTTTGTTCCGAAGATTTCCTGCTGAACACAAACCCGGCCGAAGGCGGCCGGGCTATATAGTCTAACTTCTGATTACGAAACTTCCCCGCTACTGGTTATCGTTTCCTGCGCGCTTCCATGACATCAGCTCTTCCAGGGTGGTGGTGGCGCTCGATGCCGGGTGCTTGTAAGCTTCCACGTCGGCACGCGTCGCCTCCTCGCCTACCGCGCGCAAGCTGAGCCCGACCTTCTTTTCACCCGGGTTCATTTTCAGGATCTTGAAGTCGAACTCCTGTCCCGGCTCGAGCTTTGCCTGCGCTCCATGCTCGTCCACGGCTTCAGAATTGTGGCAGAGGCCCTCGACGCCGTCGGCGATTTCGACGAACGACCCGAAGGTGGCCACGCGCAGAACCTTGCCGTGCACCACATCGCCAATGCGATGCTCGTTGAAGAATGTCTCCCACACGTCCGGCTGAAGCTGCTTGATGCCCAGGGACAGGCGTCGGTTCTCGGGCTCGATGGCCAGCACCGCGGCCTTCACCTTGTCACCCTTCTTCAGCACTTCCGAGGGATGCTTGACGCGCTTGGTCCAGCTCAAATTGCTGACGTGCACCAGACCGTCGATGCCGTCCTCGATCTCAATGAAGGCGCCGAAGTCGGTGAGGTTCCGCACCCGCCCTTCCACGGTCGAGCCGACGGGGTACTTCTCGTGCAGCGTCTCCCAGGGATTCGATTCCAGCTGCTTGAGGCCGAGCGAAATCCGTCGTTCAGCGGGATTGACGTTGAGCGCCACCGCTTCCACTTCCTGGCCGACGGTCAGCATCTTCCCGGGATGCTTCATGCGCTTGGACCAAGTCATCTCGCTGACGTGTACCAGGCCTTCGATGCCCTGCTCCAGCTCGATGAAGGCTCCGTAATCGGTGATGCTGATGACGCGCCCCTTGACATGGGCGCCGATAGGATAGCGGTGCGCCGCGTCCAGCCAGGGATCGGGGGTCAGTTGCTTGAAGCCTAGCGACACGCGCTGCTTTTCCTTGTCGAACTTCAGGACCTTCACCTGGATCTGGTCGCCGACGTTGACCAGGTCGCGGGGGTGCGTCAGCCGGCCCCAGCTCATGTCGGTGATGTGCAGCAGGCCGTCGATACCGCCGAGATCGACGAAGGCTCCGTA
This portion of the Terriglobales bacterium genome encodes:
- a CDS encoding 30S ribosomal protein S1, with translation MGGRYMVFDERTAQSDTSSSQPAADQHSNHPPAEPTANSQPSSVTLAETPAVHPTRTPGGPKNRNEKEMTDDFATALENFTAEQAAEQAANEDRVIKGTVLKITPTHVVVDVGFKSEGLVPIAEVQDHEGNVKVEPGQEIDVMIEKGETEEGYTKLSHQKASRLRAWDDIEKAYNDKTPIKGVVVERIKGGLTVDIEGARAFLPGSQVDLRPVRNLDGMKGQELQVRVIKLNKKRGNIVVSRKQLLEEDLNEKRGHTLEQLSEGAVLTGTVKNLTDYGAFVDLGGIDGLLHITDMSWGRLTHPRDLVNVGDQIQVKVLKFDKEKQRVSLGFKQLTPDPWLDAAHRYPIGAHVKGRVISITDYGAFIELEQGIEGLVHVSEMTWSKRMKHPGKMLTVGQEVEAVALNVNPAERRISLGLKQLESNPWETLHEKYPVGSTVEGRVRNLTDFGAFIEIEDGIDGLVHVSNLSWTKRVKHPSEVLKKGDKVKAAVLAIEPENRRLSLGIKQLQPDVWETFFNEHRIGDVVHGKVLRVATFGSFVEIADGVEGLCHNSEAVDEHGAQAKLEPGQEFDFKILKMNPGEKKVGLSLRAVGEEATRADVEAYKHPASSATTTLEELMSWKRAGNDNQ
- a CDS encoding DUF2393 family protein — protein: MSTGGVFSQPPVEEAGRRWLPLAIGAVVIVVALAAIMILGRPVKQPGPATLDPYSEYLRVSDLKLSTAANFVGVSVTYLDGRITNVGSKTMTGATVESVFRNSLGQIVQRETQPLMLYHTGIQGIPDVAPLSAAPLTPNQTRDFRLIFEHISADWDQGYPELRFVKIIAQ